One genomic segment of Pelagerythrobacter marensis includes these proteins:
- a CDS encoding ABC transporter ATP-binding protein gives MSVLEAHGLTYHAQGKPLVTDASFRLEPGELTMLIGPNGSGKSTLLRLALGLLAPDVGEALIDGTNVRTLSPVARARKAAHLPQTRPLAWPMPVRDVIALGRFAYGAAPGRLAAEDSAAVARAIAACRLAGFEDRAADTLSGGELARVHLARALATEAPLLIADEPVAALDPRYQHEVAQLFAHAAHEGRGVLTVVHDLPLAARYADRLIWMKDGRIVANGTVEETMTAARLADVFGIAAKIERSESTLTLSVIGPA, from the coding sequence ATGAGCGTTCTCGAAGCGCACGGCCTTACGTATCACGCCCAGGGGAAACCATTGGTGACGGATGCCAGCTTCCGGCTGGAGCCGGGCGAGCTGACGATGCTGATCGGCCCCAACGGTTCGGGCAAATCGACCCTGCTGCGGCTGGCGCTCGGCCTGCTCGCTCCCGACGTGGGGGAGGCGCTGATCGACGGCACGAATGTTCGCACCCTTTCCCCTGTGGCGCGCGCGCGCAAGGCCGCCCATCTTCCGCAAACCCGCCCACTTGCCTGGCCGATGCCGGTGCGCGACGTGATTGCTCTCGGCCGCTTCGCTTACGGTGCCGCGCCCGGCCGTCTGGCTGCCGAGGATAGCGCGGCGGTCGCGCGCGCCATCGCCGCCTGCCGCCTTGCCGGGTTCGAGGACCGCGCTGCTGACACACTTTCGGGCGGAGAGCTGGCCCGTGTCCATCTCGCACGCGCGCTCGCGACCGAAGCTCCGCTGCTGATCGCTGACGAGCCGGTGGCCGCGCTCGACCCGCGATATCAGCACGAGGTCGCGCAGTTGTTCGCCCATGCCGCGCACGAGGGGCGCGGGGTGCTCACCGTGGTTCACGACCTGCCCCTGGCGGCGCGCTATGCCGACCGCCTGATCTGGATGAAGGACGGGCGGATCGTCGCCAATGGAACGGTGGAAGAGACGATGACTGCGGCGCGCCTGGCCGATGTCTTCGGCATCGCGGCGAAGATCGAGCGGAGCGAGAGCACGCTGACGCTGAGCGTTATCGGCCCGGCCTGA
- a CDS encoding ABC transporter substrate-binding protein, with amino-acid sequence MPGPPRLPRPGRPASILWTIISAIALAGCAAPTPGEAGNGRPLRIVSLDYCADQYVLRFADRQAIAALSPDAGKRFSYMRDHAHGLPAVRPRAAEIVALRPDLVVRSYGGGPDIVSFLDDLDIPVVQIGFPQTIAEVREEVVRMANALGAGDEGQRVAAKMDRRLAALPTPADAPLTALYMTPGGVTSGEGTLVHEVLRSAGLANFQDRPGWNPLPLERLAYERPDVIAAAFYDGAMGDTDLWSAARHPVARAQLAQRPVVALEGAWTSCGGWFLVDAIEALADVRREASQ; translated from the coding sequence ATGCCAGGCCCACCGCGCCTCCCACGCCCCGGGCGCCCCGCGTCGATCCTTTGGACGATCATATCGGCAATCGCCCTTGCCGGCTGCGCTGCGCCCACGCCGGGCGAGGCCGGGAATGGCCGGCCCCTGCGGATCGTCAGCCTCGATTACTGCGCCGACCAATACGTGCTTCGGTTCGCCGATCGGCAGGCGATCGCCGCGCTGTCGCCCGATGCCGGCAAGCGCTTTTCCTACATGCGCGATCACGCACACGGACTTCCCGCCGTCCGCCCGCGCGCGGCGGAGATCGTCGCGCTGCGGCCCGATCTGGTCGTCCGGTCCTATGGCGGCGGGCCCGACATCGTATCGTTCCTCGACGATCTCGACATTCCGGTGGTGCAGATCGGCTTTCCCCAGACCATCGCCGAAGTGCGAGAGGAAGTGGTCCGCATGGCGAACGCACTCGGCGCCGGGGACGAGGGACAGCGCGTCGCAGCAAAGATGGATCGCCGGCTCGCCGCGCTTCCCACCCCCGCGGACGCCCCGCTCACCGCGCTCTACATGACGCCGGGCGGGGTCACCTCTGGCGAAGGCACTCTGGTTCATGAGGTTCTGCGCAGCGCCGGACTGGCGAATTTTCAGGATCGACCCGGCTGGAACCCCCTGCCCCTCGAACGGCTCGCCTACGAGCGGCCCGATGTGATCGCAGCCGCGTTCTATGACGGGGCGATGGGCGACACGGACCTGTGGAGCGCCGCACGCCACCCGGTCGCTCGCGCGCAGCTGGCGCAGCGCCCTGTGGTGGCGCTGGAGGGGGCCTGGACCAGTTGCGGCGGATGGTTCCTTGTCGACGCGATCGAGGCGCTGGCCGACGTTCGGCGCGAGGCTTCCCAATGA
- a CDS encoding flagella basal body P-ring formation protein FlgA — protein MRPIRTILAAGAIAVTAPALAAGFHDLSSIDREVERFTGSPQGSRGGAQLPVDRRLKLTQCPTPIALEWYGSGNRTVLVRCPVSGGWRLFVPVAAAEATAAKAEPVISRGESVSIAIQGSGFTVSRQGEALEGGAVGEWIRVRPAGEKREAVRARVIQPGRVGIDLP, from the coding sequence ATGCGACCCATTCGGACAATTCTCGCCGCCGGCGCAATTGCCGTCACGGCCCCGGCCCTGGCCGCCGGATTCCATGATCTTTCCAGCATAGACCGCGAGGTCGAACGCTTCACCGGTTCGCCGCAGGGCAGCCGCGGCGGCGCACAACTGCCGGTCGACCGCCGGCTGAAACTGACGCAATGCCCGACCCCGATCGCGCTGGAATGGTACGGCAGCGGCAACCGCACCGTGCTGGTCCGCTGTCCGGTTTCGGGCGGATGGCGCCTGTTCGTGCCGGTCGCTGCGGCGGAAGCCACTGCGGCAAAGGCGGAGCCGGTGATCTCTCGCGGGGAATCGGTGTCGATCGCAATCCAGGGCAGCGGTTTCACCGTGTCGCGCCAGGGCGAGGCGCTGGAGGGCGGAGCGGTCGGCGAGTGGATTCGCGTGCGGCCCGCCGGGGAAAAGCGCGAGGCCGTTCGCGCCCGTGTGATTCAGCCCGGCCGGGTCGGCATAGATTTGCCGTAA
- the flgM gene encoding flagellar biosynthesis anti-sigma factor FlgM: MDRIDMQAANGIAARLRTRGASPVAQPEQVRPAANEADQAGATALAAVALAKGDAPVDHERVDAIRQALNSGTYPLDPRKTADAMIAAGFLPRSTK; the protein is encoded by the coding sequence ATGGATCGGATCGACATGCAGGCGGCAAACGGGATCGCGGCGCGGCTAAGGACGCGCGGTGCCTCTCCCGTCGCGCAGCCGGAACAGGTCAGGCCGGCGGCCAATGAGGCCGATCAGGCCGGTGCAACCGCGCTCGCCGCCGTCGCGCTGGCGAAGGGCGATGCGCCCGTCGATCACGAACGGGTCGACGCCATCCGCCAGGCGCTGAACAGCGGCACCTATCCTCTTGACCCGCGCAAGACCGCCGATGCGATGATCGCGGCGGGCTTCCTGCCGAGGAGCACGAAATGA
- the flgC gene encoding flagellar basal body rod protein FlgC has product MTLFELGQRAMSAQMVRMNAAASNLANAGSVAASEQEAYRPLRPVFAEQLDAATGMSTVRVDGVYRADVAPVRRHEPGHPLADENGDVWASPVDENAEMVEMLEASRQYQNMIEALSTAKQLMLETMRMK; this is encoded by the coding sequence ATGACCCTTTTCGAACTCGGCCAGCGCGCCATGTCCGCCCAGATGGTGCGGATGAACGCGGCTGCATCCAACCTCGCCAATGCCGGCAGCGTCGCTGCCAGCGAGCAGGAGGCTTACCGCCCGCTGCGCCCCGTCTTCGCAGAGCAGCTCGATGCCGCCACGGGGATGAGCACGGTGCGCGTCGATGGCGTCTATCGCGCCGATGTCGCGCCGGTGCGCCGGCATGAACCGGGCCATCCGCTCGCCGACGAGAACGGCGATGTCTGGGCCTCTCCGGTCGATGAGAATGCCGAGATGGTCGAGATGCTCGAAGCATCGCGCCAGTACCAGAACATGATCGAGGCGCTTTCTACCGCCAAGCAGCTGATGCTCGAAACGATGAGGATGAAATGA
- a CDS encoding flagellar hook assembly protein FlgD, protein MTNVAATSGTAATMAGASAGRDYASLGQADFLRLLTVQVQQQDPFDPVDNKEMLAQMAQFSSLSGITEMNETLQGISGKLDALAAAQAAPSPTE, encoded by the coding sequence ATGACCAACGTAGCAGCCACTTCAGGCACTGCCGCCACGATGGCCGGTGCCAGCGCGGGGCGCGATTACGCCTCGCTCGGCCAGGCCGATTTCCTGCGCCTGCTGACCGTTCAGGTGCAGCAGCAGGACCCGTTCGACCCGGTCGATAACAAGGAGATGCTGGCGCAGATGGCCCAGTTCTCCTCCCTCTCCGGAATCACCGAGATGAACGAAACGCTGCAGGGCATTTCGGGAAAGCTCGATGCTCTCGCGGCTGCCCAGGCGGCCCCATCCCCGACCGAATGA
- a CDS encoding MotA/TolQ/ExbB proton channel family protein, whose protein sequence is MPDAANVRRGLNGTARLAFFRFEEISMNALQLLDPVSLAIVFGGTLAATLLRCGWRDARAALIALTQLPTRPFDSGRVRAELAAQVREICEDGILRAEPHSFGDGEFDDLSDALIRHRSIKALHDQHERHSARRRNAAETAGRVLAEAAELAPVLGLVGTLVALGGFSAAAGGDYARSIGTAVITTLYGLVLANFVFSPLAGAIARRARAEESEREDLIAWLAAAVERSIPGAPSKRDMDEKAAA, encoded by the coding sequence TTGCCGGATGCGGCAAATGTCCGCCGGGGGCTGAATGGCACGGCCCGGCTGGCGTTCTTTCGGTTCGAGGAGATTTCGATGAACGCCCTGCAATTGCTCGATCCCGTCTCGCTGGCGATCGTTTTCGGCGGCACACTCGCCGCCACCCTGCTGCGCTGCGGCTGGCGCGACGCGCGCGCAGCCCTGATCGCCCTGACGCAATTGCCGACCCGCCCTTTCGACAGTGGCCGCGTGCGCGCCGAATTGGCCGCCCAAGTGCGCGAAATCTGCGAAGACGGCATTCTGCGGGCGGAACCGCACAGTTTCGGCGATGGCGAATTCGACGATCTCAGCGATGCTCTCATCCGTCACCGCTCGATCAAGGCGCTGCACGACCAGCATGAGCGGCATAGTGCCCGCCGGCGGAACGCCGCCGAAACGGCAGGCCGCGTTCTGGCCGAAGCGGCGGAGCTGGCCCCCGTGCTCGGGCTGGTCGGCACTCTGGTGGCACTGGGCGGCTTTTCCGCCGCTGCGGGCGGTGACTATGCCCGCTCGATCGGGACGGCGGTGATCACCACGCTCTACGGCCTCGTGCTTGCCAACTTCGTATTCAGCCCCCTCGCCGGCGCGATCGCGCGCCGCGCCCGGGCAGAGGAAAGCGAGCGGGAAGATCTGATCGCCTGGCTTGCCGCAGCAGTCGAACGCTCCATCCCAGGTGCGCCGTCCAAGCGGGACATGGACGAGAAGGCAGCGGCATGA
- a CDS encoding FecCD family ABC transporter permease, with translation MTARVNLALAALLAGTIFLALLLGSVALPPAAVFAALGFHGEPGDILVVWQIRLPRALAAAMVGAALGMSGAALQGLLRNPLAEPGILGVSATAALFATFVLFFGLAGAGALVLPLAAVAGALAATILVGLAALRARSAVTLILVGIGLSSFSAALMALLMNLAPNPFTLADMINWTLGTVANRSFVDLAHAAPFLLVGAAILFVSRRGLAALTLGEEAAEGIGLDLRRQRLATILGAGLATGAAVSLAGAIGFVGIVAPHLVRPLVGHDPARLLVPSALLGALVLVLADIGVRLLPTDAELRLGVVAALIGAPIFVWIAARGRLVR, from the coding sequence ATGACGGCACGGGTAAATCTGGCATTGGCCGCCCTGCTGGCAGGTACGATCTTCCTCGCCCTGTTGCTCGGTTCGGTTGCGCTACCACCGGCGGCAGTGTTCGCCGCGCTCGGTTTCCACGGCGAGCCGGGCGACATTCTGGTCGTCTGGCAGATCCGCCTGCCCCGCGCACTGGCCGCGGCAATGGTCGGCGCGGCATTGGGCATGAGCGGCGCGGCGCTGCAGGGCCTGTTGCGCAATCCGCTGGCGGAACCGGGCATCCTTGGCGTTTCCGCGACGGCCGCACTGTTCGCGACTTTCGTGCTGTTCTTCGGCCTTGCCGGGGCCGGGGCGCTGGTCCTCCCCCTCGCCGCCGTGGCCGGCGCGCTGGCCGCGACCATTCTGGTCGGTCTTGCCGCGCTGCGCGCCCGATCGGCGGTAACGCTGATCCTGGTAGGGATCGGCCTGTCGAGCTTTTCCGCCGCGCTCATGGCGCTGCTGATGAACCTGGCCCCCAACCCCTTCACCCTGGCGGACATGATCAACTGGACGCTGGGCACTGTCGCCAACCGCAGCTTCGTCGATCTCGCGCATGCGGCGCCTTTCCTTCTCGTTGGTGCCGCCATCCTGTTTGTCAGCCGGCGCGGGCTGGCGGCGCTGACGTTGGGGGAGGAAGCCGCCGAGGGGATCGGCCTCGACCTGCGGCGTCAGCGGTTGGCCACGATCCTCGGCGCCGGGCTAGCGACCGGTGCGGCAGTATCGCTGGCCGGTGCGATCGGCTTCGTCGGGATCGTCGCGCCGCATCTGGTGCGCCCGCTCGTCGGCCACGATCCGGCCCGACTGCTGGTGCCATCCGCACTGCTCGGCGCGCTGGTGCTGGTCCTCGCCGATATCGGCGTGCGGCTGCTGCCGACCGACGCTGAGCTGCGTCTTGGTGTCGTCGCCGCGCTGATCGGCGCGCCGATCTTCGTGTGGATCGCCGCGCGGGGGAGGCTGGTACGATGA
- a CDS encoding sigma-70 family RNA polymerase sigma factor, whose product MKLDHTQFAVAEAYRGSVGDRVSRFLPMVRKLAWHLSGSGGPTVDVEDLMQAGLVALTECAQKHDSPSDDGFAAYAKLRVRGAMVDLLRSASPDTRGARSRRRQLEIARAKLRRSLDREPAAADLAKALGMTIKEFLQFEHDLAETRIASLDECYSESDGAFASAEPDAERQVLQQEDRESLIAALSSLGERHQLVIQLYFVEELNLSEIAAVLEVSVPRVHQLKAAALAKMRTAMDRI is encoded by the coding sequence ATGAAACTCGATCATACCCAGTTCGCCGTGGCGGAAGCCTATCGCGGCAGCGTCGGCGACCGGGTGAGCCGGTTCCTGCCGATGGTCCGCAAGCTCGCCTGGCATCTATCGGGCAGCGGCGGCCCGACGGTCGACGTCGAAGACCTGATGCAGGCGGGCTTGGTCGCGCTGACCGAATGCGCGCAGAAGCACGATTCGCCCAGCGACGACGGTTTCGCCGCTTATGCCAAGCTGCGTGTGCGCGGGGCGATGGTGGATCTGCTGCGCAGCGCCTCCCCCGATACGCGCGGGGCGCGCAGCCGCCGCCGTCAGCTCGAGATCGCGCGCGCGAAGCTGCGCCGGTCGCTCGATCGCGAACCCGCGGCAGCCGATCTGGCCAAGGCGCTCGGCATGACGATCAAGGAATTTCTTCAGTTCGAACACGATCTGGCCGAAACCCGGATCGCCTCGCTCGATGAATGCTATTCGGAATCCGACGGGGCCTTCGCCTCCGCCGAGCCCGATGCGGAACGGCAGGTCCTGCAGCAGGAAGACCGCGAAAGCCTGATCGCAGCGCTCTCGAGCCTGGGCGAGCGGCACCAGTTGGTGATCCAGCTCTATTTCGTCGAGGAACTCAACTTGTCCGAAATCGCCGCGGTCCTGGAAGTCAGCGTGCCGCGTGTGCATCAGCTCAAGGCAGCGGCCCTGGCGAAGATGCGCACGGCGATGGACCGGATCTGA
- a CDS encoding flagellar biosynthesis protein FlhA, with translation MTWRNFLAPSMALPVGILAVIVLMVVPIPAGMLDLFFVLNIALSVAVLMAAMNAEKPLDFSSFPSVLLFATLMRLALNVASTRVVLMNGHEGEAAAGKVIEAFGAFLIGGNFAVGLFVFMILMIINLVVVTKGAGRVSEVSARFTLDALPGKQMAIDADLAAGLMTADEAKARRREIATEADFYGSMDGASKFVKGDAIAALLILLVNIIAGFVLGMATHGLTAGEAGQVYVTLAVGDALVASIPALLLSIAAAVIVTRVADSRDLTGQIGGQLAEPGIWLPVACILAAMGMIPAMPQSVFLPLSAGAFALWRMLSKRKKFVPAEEPEPAPDPTRIAIGDVSEQALVTVELGFGLVHLADEKRGAPLVARLTGLRRQLCQAFGFVVPQFRIKDSFDLAPDSYRVTLGGAPLGTGKLQADRMLAIDTGEAGRLAEIPGEATLDPSFGCPAIWIEPAARDLAVAEGYLVVDAESVVATHVNQLLSARPQELLGPDQVRELLDMVRDRNAQLVETITPQPLSLAAITRLLRALLADGITLAHPIPVLSSLSQAAQQTTEHEKLVDMLRADLGPMLVGSLCPPDQRLPVITLAAQLEEMVVGGMQDPTSGTIVIEPDLARSIGERIAAILAERPAAAGTPALIVQPRARRPLASLLRLRAPGCAVLSINELPVSQPIDVIAVVGGEGESAPQAEPAQPEPRAGQAEQPAQGPQIRTEAMAA, from the coding sequence ATGACCTGGCGGAACTTCCTGGCCCCTTCGATGGCGCTGCCGGTCGGCATTCTCGCGGTCATCGTGCTGATGGTCGTACCGATCCCGGCGGGGATGCTGGATCTTTTCTTCGTGCTCAACATCGCGCTTTCGGTCGCGGTACTGATGGCGGCGATGAATGCGGAAAAGCCGCTCGACTTTTCCTCCTTCCCCTCCGTCCTCCTGTTCGCGACGCTGATGCGTCTCGCGCTCAACGTCGCCTCCACCCGTGTCGTGCTGATGAACGGGCACGAGGGGGAAGCCGCGGCAGGCAAGGTGATCGAGGCCTTCGGCGCCTTCCTGATCGGGGGCAACTTTGCCGTCGGCCTGTTCGTCTTCATGATCCTGATGATCATCAACCTGGTCGTCGTGACCAAGGGCGCAGGCCGCGTTTCCGAAGTCTCGGCCCGGTTCACGCTCGACGCCCTGCCCGGCAAGCAGATGGCGATCGACGCCGATCTGGCCGCCGGGCTGATGACGGCTGACGAGGCCAAGGCCCGCCGGCGCGAAATCGCGACCGAGGCGGATTTCTACGGCTCGATGGATGGCGCCAGCAAGTTCGTGAAGGGTGACGCGATCGCGGCGCTGCTGATCCTGCTGGTCAATATCATCGCAGGCTTCGTGCTCGGCATGGCGACCCACGGATTGACTGCGGGCGAAGCGGGCCAGGTTTACGTCACGCTGGCGGTGGGCGACGCGCTGGTCGCGTCGATCCCGGCGCTGCTGCTGTCGATCGCCGCGGCGGTGATCGTCACCCGCGTGGCCGACTCGCGCGATCTCACCGGCCAGATCGGCGGCCAGTTGGCCGAGCCAGGCATCTGGCTTCCAGTCGCCTGCATCCTGGCCGCGATGGGCATGATCCCGGCCATGCCGCAATCGGTCTTCCTGCCCCTATCCGCAGGGGCCTTCGCGCTCTGGCGAATGCTCAGCAAGCGCAAGAAGTTCGTTCCCGCGGAAGAGCCGGAACCCGCGCCCGATCCCACCCGCATCGCGATTGGCGATGTGTCGGAACAGGCGCTGGTCACGGTCGAGCTGGGCTTCGGCCTGGTCCACCTGGCGGACGAGAAGCGCGGCGCACCGCTGGTCGCCCGGCTGACGGGCCTGCGGCGCCAGCTATGCCAGGCCTTCGGCTTCGTCGTGCCACAGTTTCGCATCAAGGACAGTTTCGATCTGGCGCCCGATTCCTACCGCGTCACGCTGGGCGGGGCACCGCTGGGCACCGGCAAGCTTCAGGCCGACAGGATGCTGGCCATCGACACCGGCGAGGCCGGCCGCCTGGCCGAAATTCCGGGCGAGGCGACGCTGGACCCCAGCTTCGGCTGCCCCGCGATCTGGATCGAACCCGCGGCGCGCGATCTCGCCGTGGCGGAAGGGTATCTGGTGGTCGATGCGGAAAGCGTGGTCGCCACGCACGTCAACCAGCTCCTGTCCGCAAGGCCGCAGGAACTGCTCGGCCCCGATCAGGTGCGCGAACTGCTCGACATGGTTCGCGATCGCAACGCGCAACTGGTGGAAACGATCACGCCGCAACCACTGTCGCTGGCCGCGATTACCCGCCTGCTGCGCGCCCTGCTGGCCGATGGGATCACCCTCGCCCACCCGATCCCCGTCCTTTCCAGCCTTTCGCAGGCGGCCCAGCAGACCACCGAGCATGAAAAGCTCGTCGACATGCTGCGTGCCGACCTCGGCCCTATGCTGGTCGGCAGTCTCTGTCCGCCAGACCAGCGTCTGCCAGTCATCACGCTGGCTGCCCAGCTGGAGGAAATGGTCGTGGGCGGAATGCAGGACCCGACCAGCGGCACGATCGTGATCGAGCCGGACCTGGCACGATCCATCGGCGAAAGGATCGCCGCCATCCTGGCAGAACGACCGGCAGCTGCGGGCACCCCCGCGCTGATCGTGCAGCCGCGCGCCCGCCGCCCACTGGCGAGCCTGTTGCGCCTGCGCGCGCCCGGCTGTGCCGTCCTGTCGATCAACGAACTTCCCGTCTCCCAGCCGATCGACGTGATCGCGGTGGTCGGAGGCGAAGGCGAATCCGCTCCACAGGCCGAACCGGCCCAGCCTGAACCGCGCGCCGGACAGGCGGAGCAGCCCGCACAGGGCCCGCAGATAAGAACGGAGGCGATGGCCGCATGA
- a CDS encoding lytic transglycosylase domain-containing protein, giving the protein MPEVTSVQRSPAQGDAVQASIARASAATGVDFDYLLAQAKIESNLEPDARARTSSASGLYQFISSTWLETLDRHGRTHGLDWAEAAITRNGGRATVGDSGMRSQIMALRFDPDVSSLMAAELARDNAGELRGFLGREPDHAELYLAHFLGAGGAKSFLGALRDNPLTPAASLFPKAAQANAAIFYQGGRPRSVDDVMELVRGKVERAKEGGGIAPPIIAGGTGAYTPATPAAAFNHARRSFAAEPEAAPSRPSMAETLQATFGGSGALGGRAARQVGEAYGKFRAFGL; this is encoded by the coding sequence TTGCCAGAGGTCACATCAGTTCAGCGCAGCCCGGCACAGGGTGACGCCGTCCAGGCGTCGATCGCCCGTGCCTCTGCCGCAACCGGGGTCGATTTCGATTATCTGCTCGCGCAGGCCAAAATCGAATCCAACCTCGAACCCGATGCCCGCGCGCGAACCTCCAGCGCTTCGGGCCTCTATCAGTTCATATCCTCGACCTGGCTCGAAACGCTCGACCGCCATGGCCGCACGCACGGGCTCGACTGGGCGGAAGCGGCAATCACGCGCAACGGCGGCCGGGCGACGGTCGGCGATTCGGGAATGCGCTCCCAAATCATGGCGCTGCGCTTCGATCCCGACGTGTCGTCGCTCATGGCGGCGGAGCTGGCGCGCGACAATGCGGGCGAACTGCGCGGCTTCCTGGGCCGCGAACCCGACCATGCCGAACTCTATCTCGCGCATTTTCTCGGCGCTGGCGGGGCCAAGAGCTTTCTCGGCGCGCTGCGCGACAATCCTCTAACCCCGGCGGCATCGCTCTTCCCCAAGGCGGCACAGGCCAATGCCGCGATCTTCTATCAGGGTGGGCGACCTCGCTCGGTGGACGACGTGATGGAACTGGTGCGCGGCAAAGTCGAACGCGCCAAGGAAGGCGGCGGCATCGCGCCCCCGATCATCGCAGGCGGAACCGGCGCTTACACGCCCGCCACCCCGGCGGCAGCGTTCAACCATGCCCGGCGCAGTTTCGCGGCCGAGCCGGAAGCTGCACCTTCCCGGCCCTCCATGGCCGAAACGCTTCAGGCGACCTTTGGCGGATCGGGCGCGCTGGGCGGTCGTGCCGCGCGGCAGGTGGGTGAAGCTTACGGCAAGTTCAGGGCGTTCGGGCTATGA
- a CDS encoding flagellar basal body rod protein FlgB, with amino-acid sequence MSEGLFGIHGAALEIRAQRMGMLGSNIANAATPGYKARDIDFAAALEAKLGGAGDDRAIGSATRYRVPVMPSLDGNTVEMATEQAAFGENAVAYTATLGFLRGRVETLTRAIKGE; translated from the coding sequence ATGAGCGAAGGCCTTTTCGGAATTCACGGTGCGGCGCTGGAAATCAGGGCGCAGCGCATGGGTATGCTCGGATCGAACATCGCCAATGCGGCGACACCCGGATACAAGGCGCGCGACATCGATTTCGCCGCCGCATTGGAAGCGAAGCTGGGCGGTGCGGGCGACGATCGCGCGATCGGATCGGCCACGCGCTACCGCGTGCCGGTGATGCCCAGCCTCGATGGCAACACCGTCGAAATGGCGACCGAACAGGCCGCGTTCGGCGAAAACGCCGTCGCCTATACCGCCACGCTGGGTTTTCTGCGCGGCCGGGTCGAAACTCTCACGCGCGCGATCAAGGGCGAGTGA
- a CDS encoding DUF1289 domain-containing protein, giving the protein MDEPVASPCRNICRLSTEGTLCEGCGRTLDEIGRWQAAEEAERREIARAAAARLASFRPGR; this is encoded by the coding sequence ATGGACGAACCGGTTGCCTCCCCCTGTCGCAATATCTGCCGCCTCTCCACCGAGGGAACGCTGTGTGAAGGATGCGGGCGGACGCTAGACGAGATCGGCCGTTGGCAGGCCGCGGAAGAGGCGGAGCGGCGAGAGATCGCGCGGGCTGCGGCGGCGCGTCTGGCCAGTTTCAGGCCGGGCCGATAA